A region from the bacterium genome encodes:
- a CDS encoding OsmC family protein codes for MQRKASAEWHGGLKDGKGTVATGSGVLSNTPYSFTTRFEDQPGTNPEELIAAAHAGCFTMALSGQLGNRGMTAESIKTAATLTMEKLEAGWTVTSIHLDVSAKIPGADQAKFEEAANAAKAGCPISRLLNTNISMEARLG; via the coding sequence ATGCAACGAAAAGCAAGTGCTGAATGGCATGGTGGGTTGAAAGATGGAAAAGGAACAGTTGCAACGGGAAGTGGAGTTTTGTCCAATACTCCTTACTCGTTTACGACTCGTTTTGAAGATCAACCTGGAACGAATCCAGAGGAGTTGATTGCCGCGGCCCACGCAGGTTGTTTCACGATGGCGCTTTCCGGTCAACTGGGAAACCGCGGAATGACGGCGGAGAGCATCAAAACGGCGGCAACGCTGACGATGGAAAAGCTGGAGGCCGGCTGGACTGTGACATCGATTCATCTGGATGTCTCGGCAAAGATTCCCGGCGCAGATCAGGCAAAGTTTGAGGAAGCCGCGAATGCTGCAAAAGCCGGCTGTCCTATTTCGAGACTGTTAAATACCAACATTTCGATGGAAGCGCGGTTGGGCTGA